A stretch of Sphingomonas sp. G-3-2-10 DNA encodes these proteins:
- a CDS encoding cysteine hydrolase, giving the protein MGTNHIDLSRAALLSMEMQRGVVGDRSSIQPLVEAIQRRQVILSLARLMNAARLAGATVVHCNAEFRSDLKGSGRNSPMLRYVTKDPSHILSGSEGAEVVQELAPRPEDLVFRRFHGLSPFSGTSLDITLRNLGVDTVVAAGVSVNMGVFGMCLEAVNLGYRVILARDCVGGFPDDYVDAVIDKSLSLLATISTADELAAAWEAGS; this is encoded by the coding sequence GTGGGAACGAATCATATCGACCTGTCGCGAGCGGCTTTGCTTAGTATGGAGATGCAGCGCGGCGTCGTGGGCGACCGCAGCTCGATTCAGCCGCTTGTCGAGGCGATCCAGCGGCGGCAGGTGATCCTTTCCCTCGCCCGGCTGATGAACGCCGCGCGCCTGGCCGGCGCGACGGTGGTCCATTGCAACGCCGAGTTCCGTTCCGACCTGAAAGGTTCGGGCCGCAATTCGCCGATGCTGCGCTACGTCACGAAAGACCCGTCGCACATCCTGTCCGGCTCGGAGGGCGCCGAAGTGGTGCAGGAACTGGCGCCGCGGCCTGAGGACCTCGTCTTCCGCCGCTTCCACGGCCTTTCCCCTTTCAGCGGGACGTCGCTCGACATTACGCTGCGCAATCTCGGCGTCGATACGGTCGTGGCGGCAGGGGTGTCGGTCAACATGGGAGTCTTCGGCATGTGCCTCGAAGCGGTGAATCTCGGCTATCGCGTCATCCTCGCACGCGATTGCGTCGGCGGCTTCCCGGACGACTATGTCGATGCCGTGATCGACAAGTCGCTGTCGCTGCTGGCGACAATCTCCACCGCCGATGAACTCGCCGCCGCATGGGAGGCAGGCTCGTGA
- a CDS encoding amidohydrolase family protein — MNQALLERPTPRVSDNVLLISADNHVNEPRGVFVDRVPAHLKDRAPRIMDGTDGGEGWSFDGKTPKRTFGIEAMAGFERKDFKLSGMRFDELRPGNWDGYEHLKDLDIDGLYGSVCFPDAGIGLYSMPDPELAAACMRAYNDWILEDFQAADPKRIAGLALLPVDQGIDLAIAEMQRVAKKGARGCFIPGMPEHPYNHPTHYEELWRAASDLNLTLAFHRNHGGKPDKTDWDELVEQRVSIGGIVLRYFSAVRPLSYMIFAGVFDRHPKLKIVGAEVDCGWVPFWVQTMVNHWENQKGWFPVKLERSPADFVGVNIFTSNIDDYVGYDLIKTGKYPYLANMSLFSSDYPHSATIWPNSVEVAEKMTDGMRLEDKKKVLSGNAARIYHFDL; from the coding sequence ATGAACCAAGCTCTACTGGAACGGCCGACGCCACGGGTCAGCGACAATGTGCTGCTGATCTCCGCCGACAATCACGTGAACGAGCCGCGCGGCGTGTTCGTCGATCGCGTGCCCGCTCACCTCAAGGATCGCGCCCCGCGGATCATGGACGGCACCGATGGCGGCGAAGGCTGGAGCTTCGACGGCAAGACGCCCAAGCGCACCTTCGGCATCGAAGCGATGGCCGGTTTCGAACGCAAGGATTTCAAGCTCAGCGGGATGCGCTTCGACGAGCTGCGCCCGGGCAATTGGGACGGATACGAGCATCTCAAGGATCTCGACATCGACGGGCTGTACGGCTCGGTCTGCTTTCCCGATGCCGGGATCGGCCTCTATTCGATGCCCGATCCCGAACTCGCCGCCGCCTGTATGCGCGCCTATAACGACTGGATCCTCGAGGACTTCCAGGCCGCCGATCCGAAGCGCATCGCCGGTCTCGCGCTGCTGCCGGTCGATCAGGGCATCGATCTGGCCATCGCCGAGATGCAGCGCGTGGCGAAGAAGGGCGCGCGCGGATGCTTCATCCCCGGCATGCCCGAGCATCCCTACAATCACCCGACCCATTATGAAGAGCTGTGGCGCGCGGCGAGCGACCTGAACCTCACGCTCGCCTTCCATCGCAATCATGGCGGCAAGCCCGACAAGACCGACTGGGACGAACTTGTCGAACAGCGCGTCAGCATCGGCGGCATCGTGCTGCGCTATTTCTCGGCGGTGCGCCCGCTCAGCTACATGATCTTTGCGGGCGTGTTCGATCGCCACCCGAAGCTGAAGATCGTCGGCGCCGAGGTCGATTGCGGCTGGGTCCCCTTCTGGGTCCAGACGATGGTCAATCACTGGGAAAACCAGAAGGGCTGGTTCCCGGTGAAGCTCGAGCGCAGCCCGGCCGATTTCGTCGGCGTGAACATCTTCACCTCGAACATCGACGACTATGTCGGCTACGATCTGATCAAGACCGGCAAGTACCCGTATCTCGCCAACATGTCGCTCTTCTCGTCGGATTATCCGCACTCGGCGACGATCTGGCCGAACTCGGTCGAGGTCGCGGAGAAGATGACCGACGGTATGCGTCTGGAAGACAAGAAGAAGGTGCTGAGCGGCAACGCCGCCCGCATTTATCACTTCGATCTCTGA
- a CDS encoding aldehyde dehydrogenase family protein, producing MGGRLVNAPRQFLNLIDGQARPAASGEWIDSIDPATGQVWAQVPAGGAADIDDAVAAARRAFRTWRRTPAMQRAALLRALAAAFAEWSQSLAEIETRDNGRILTETTAGDLPAVVQMLHYWAGAADKIHGETVDIGPASINYVQREPIGVIGMIVPWNAPLAIFVAKAGAALAAGNTIVVKPPESASCSILEAAALFEKAGFPPGVMNVVAGLGSVAGDALAGHPDVGKIAFTGSTATAGAITARTASAIKPLSFELGGKSANIVFADADLDLATVGVTTAAIYTGGAGQACIAGSRILVQRPVYEEMIERIGRAAAAIRLGDPMDRATQMGPIALEGQYGKVRSYLDIGLDEGAEMVLGGGSGAELFEPGSALGGGYFVQPTLFAGVRPDMRIYREEIFGPVACIVPFDDEEEAIGMANDSPYGLACGLWTNQLKRAHRVAAGVDVGAVWINTYRRIHWALPFGGMKQSGYGRDSGMESLRGYQHTKSVWVDLT from the coding sequence ATGGGAGGCAGGCTCGTGAACGCCCCCCGCCAGTTCCTCAACCTGATCGACGGTCAGGCGCGGCCCGCCGCCTCGGGCGAATGGATCGACAGCATCGATCCCGCCACCGGGCAGGTCTGGGCGCAGGTCCCGGCCGGCGGCGCGGCCGATATCGACGACGCCGTCGCCGCGGCCAGGCGCGCCTTCCGCACCTGGCGGCGAACGCCGGCGATGCAGCGCGCCGCACTGTTGCGTGCGCTGGCCGCCGCCTTCGCCGAATGGAGCCAGTCGCTCGCCGAGATCGAGACTCGCGACAATGGCCGAATCCTCACCGAGACGACTGCCGGCGACCTGCCCGCTGTCGTGCAGATGCTCCACTATTGGGCCGGCGCCGCCGACAAGATCCACGGCGAGACGGTCGATATCGGTCCCGCCAGCATCAACTATGTCCAGCGCGAGCCGATCGGCGTGATCGGCATGATCGTGCCGTGGAACGCCCCGCTCGCCATCTTCGTGGCAAAGGCCGGCGCGGCGCTGGCCGCCGGCAACACCATCGTGGTCAAGCCGCCCGAGAGTGCGTCCTGCTCGATCCTTGAAGCCGCCGCGCTGTTCGAGAAGGCCGGTTTCCCGCCCGGCGTGATGAACGTCGTCGCGGGCCTCGGCTCGGTCGCGGGCGATGCGCTGGCCGGGCATCCGGACGTGGGCAAGATCGCCTTCACCGGCTCCACCGCAACGGCAGGCGCGATCACCGCGCGGACCGCTTCGGCGATCAAGCCGCTCAGCTTCGAACTGGGCGGAAAGTCCGCGAATATCGTCTTCGCCGACGCCGATCTCGATCTGGCGACGGTGGGCGTCACCACCGCCGCCATCTACACCGGCGGCGCGGGTCAGGCCTGTATCGCGGGTTCGCGCATCCTGGTGCAACGGCCGGTCTATGAAGAGATGATCGAGCGGATCGGCCGCGCCGCCGCTGCGATCCGCCTGGGCGATCCGATGGACCGCGCCACCCAGATGGGCCCGATCGCGCTGGAGGGGCAATATGGCAAGGTCCGCTCCTATCTCGACATCGGCCTCGACGAAGGCGCGGAGATGGTTTTGGGCGGCGGATCGGGCGCGGAGTTGTTCGAACCCGGCTCGGCGCTGGGTGGCGGCTATTTCGTCCAGCCCACCCTGTTCGCCGGGGTCCGGCCAGACATGCGCATCTATCGCGAGGAAATCTTCGGTCCCGTGGCCTGCATCGTCCCCTTCGACGACGAGGAGGAAGCGATCGGGATGGCCAATGATTCCCCCTATGGCCTGGCCTGCGGGCTGTGGACCAACCAACTCAAGCGGGCGCATCGCGTCGCGGCGGGCGTCGATGTCGGCGCGGTGTGGATCAACACCTATCGCCGCATCCATTGGGCGCTGCCCTTCGGCGGGATGAAGCAGAGCGGATACGGCCGCGACAGCGGCATGGAGAGCCTGCGCGGCTATCAGCACACCAAGAGCGTCTGGGTCGATCTTACCTGA